The following coding sequences are from one Devosia neptuniae window:
- the gabT gene encoding 4-aminobutyrate--2-oxoglutarate transaminase, with product MLSNAGLQARRIAAIPRGLANAFPIYAERAENAEIWDVEGKRYIDFAGGIAVLNTGHRHPKVLKAVRDQLNRFTHTAFQILPYEPYVELCERLNALAPFAAPAKSILLSTGAEAVENAIKIARAATGRPGVIAFSGGFHGRTTLTMALTGKVAPYKVKFGVAPPAIYHLPFPAESHGVSTADTLKALETLFRADIAPTDVAAIIIEPVQGEGGFLPAPTELLKALRKTCDTHGIILIADEVQTGFARTGKMFGIEHSGVEPDLVTVAKSLAGGFPLSGVIGKANIMDAAEPGGLGGTYAGSPIACAAALAVLDIIAEEGLLQRADELGSIIRKSLGDIVIRKDALPITAIRGPGAMIAFDILDRQGKPDAAATKRVIAAALEDGLVLLSCGIHGNTIRVLNPLTISDAVLAEGLDKLTNALVAANIE from the coding sequence ATGCTATCCAATGCCGGTCTCCAGGCGCGCCGCATCGCCGCCATTCCCCGCGGCCTCGCCAATGCCTTTCCCATCTATGCCGAGCGCGCGGAAAACGCCGAAATCTGGGACGTTGAGGGCAAACGCTACATCGATTTTGCCGGCGGCATAGCCGTGCTCAACACCGGCCACCGCCACCCCAAAGTGCTCAAGGCCGTCCGCGACCAGCTCAACCGCTTCACCCACACCGCCTTCCAGATTTTGCCCTACGAGCCCTATGTAGAACTCTGCGAACGGCTCAATGCGCTGGCCCCATTCGCAGCGCCGGCCAAGTCCATCCTGCTCTCGACCGGCGCCGAAGCCGTTGAAAACGCAATAAAAATCGCCCGCGCCGCCACCGGCCGTCCCGGCGTCATCGCCTTTAGCGGCGGCTTTCACGGCCGCACCACCCTCACCATGGCACTGACCGGCAAGGTCGCCCCCTACAAGGTCAAATTCGGCGTCGCCCCACCCGCCATCTACCATCTGCCCTTCCCCGCCGAGAGCCATGGCGTCAGCACCGCCGACACCCTCAAAGCCCTCGAAACCCTGTTCCGCGCCGACATTGCGCCGACCGATGTAGCCGCCATCATCATCGAACCCGTCCAGGGCGAAGGCGGCTTCCTGCCCGCTCCCACCGAATTGCTCAAAGCCCTCCGCAAAACCTGCGACACCCACGGCATTATCCTGATCGCCGACGAGGTCCAGACCGGCTTTGCCCGCACCGGAAAAATGTTCGGCATCGAGCATTCCGGCGTCGAACCGGACCTAGTGACGGTGGCCAAATCCCTGGCTGGCGGCTTCCCGTTGTCGGGCGTTATCGGCAAGGCAAACATCATGGATGCGGCCGAGCCCGGCGGGCTGGGCGGCACCTATGCCGGCAGCCCGATTGCCTGCGCAGCGGCGCTGGCTGTGCTCGATATCATCGCCGAGGAAGGCCTGCTGCAGCGCGCCGATGAGCTGGGTAGCATCATCCGTAAGTCATTGGGCGATATCGTCATTCGCAAGGATGCATTGCCCATCACCGCCATCCGCGGCCCCGGCGCCATGATCGCTTTCGACATCCTCGACCGGCAGGGCAAGCCAGATGCGGCGGCGACCAAGCGGGTAATCGCGGCGGCGCTGGAGGATGGGCTCGTCTTGTTGTCCTGTGGCATCCATGGCAACACCATCCGCGTTCTCAATCCGCTGACCATTTCCGACGCCGTGCTGGCCGAGGGCCTGGACAAGCTCACCAACGCCCTCGTCGCCGCCAATATCGAATAG
- a CDS encoding LysR substrate-binding domain-containing protein: MSEKLSLPPLIMLRAFEAVARMGSMRKAADDIGVSHTVVSRHVRNLEHWLGQPLVTATPRGVVLTTQGETLFAATNRAFRIIANTTAELRPASRRAGLRIWCMPGLATRWLTPRLSQIEAAMGDVDISLRAIDRLPDFAAGEADLMIGFGSFDRLPTGAERLISPRMFPAASPAWIAQHGAPADLAELSRAPLIHEESRQQWTDWFEAMGFALRSELRGPRLWDANLGFDAALAGQGIALVTRLTAGAEIDDGRLVEILTSKVRLGGYYLLASPQRAGDAVLARFERWLEENLSLD; encoded by the coding sequence ATGAGCGAAAAGCTGTCCCTGCCACCGCTGATCATGCTGCGCGCCTTCGAGGCGGTTGCCCGCATGGGCAGCATGCGCAAAGCGGCCGACGACATCGGGGTGAGCCATACGGTGGTCAGCCGGCATGTGCGCAATCTGGAACATTGGCTGGGCCAGCCTTTGGTGACGGCGACGCCGCGCGGGGTGGTGCTGACGACGCAGGGCGAGACGCTGTTTGCCGCCACCAATCGTGCCTTCCGCATCATCGCCAATACGACCGCAGAATTGCGTCCGGCGTCGCGGCGGGCGGGGTTGCGCATCTGGTGCATGCCGGGGCTGGCGACGCGCTGGCTGACGCCGCGCCTGTCGCAGATCGAGGCGGCGATGGGGGACGTGGACATCAGCTTGCGGGCGATTGATCGGCTGCCGGATTTTGCGGCGGGCGAGGCTGACCTGATGATCGGGTTCGGCTCGTTCGACCGGCTGCCCACGGGCGCGGAACGGCTGATCTCGCCGCGCATGTTTCCGGCGGCCAGCCCGGCCTGGATTGCCCAGCATGGTGCGCCGGCCGATCTGGCCGAGCTGTCCCGCGCGCCGCTAATCCACGAGGAGAGCCGGCAGCAATGGACGGACTGGTTCGAGGCGATGGGGTTTGCGCTGCGGAGCGAATTGCGCGGGCCCCGGCTGTGGGATGCCAATCTGGGGTTTGACGCGGCGCTGGCCGGGCAAGGGATTGCGCTGGTGACGCGGTTGACCGCCGGGGCCGAAATCGACGATGGGCGGCTGGTGGAGATTTTGACCAGCAAGGTGCGGCTGGGTGGGTATTATCTGCTAGCCTCGCCGCAGCGGGCGGGGGATGCGGTATTGGCGCGGTTCGAGCGGTGGCTGGAGGAGAATTTGTCGCTGGATTAG
- a CDS encoding gamma-glutamyl-gamma-aminobutyrate hydrolase family protein: protein MTISAKPVIGVISNHVVEDEGAYIVKARYVDAVARYADAVPLICPSVEDVSDAAAIVARLDAILLTGATSNIEPGRYGAASGRAPFDPARDGMAAALIAAAMAAGKPVFGICRGLQEINVALGGTLVDQRDGTNQELAHHAPDGVDLDAMFAHGHSVDVVPGTPLAAIAGEGSFAVNSVHFQTIGAMGKGLVVNARAPDGVVEAVSSSGTAAPILAVQWHPEWRPEGRPHDLAFWRNVGDVARAYMGR from the coding sequence ATGACCATCTCCGCCAAGCCCGTTATCGGGGTTATTTCCAACCATGTCGTCGAGGATGAAGGCGCCTATATCGTCAAGGCGCGTTATGTCGACGCCGTTGCGCGCTATGCCGATGCGGTGCCGCTGATCTGTCCCAGTGTGGAGGATGTCAGCGATGCGGCGGCTATTGTGGCGCGGCTCGATGCCATTCTGCTGACCGGGGCCACGTCCAATATCGAGCCGGGCCGCTATGGCGCGGCGAGCGGACGGGCGCCGTTTGATCCGGCGCGTGATGGAATGGCGGCGGCGCTGATTGCGGCGGCGATGGCGGCGGGCAAGCCGGTGTTCGGGATTTGCCGGGGCCTGCAGGAAATCAATGTGGCGCTGGGCGGCACGCTGGTGGACCAGCGTGATGGGACCAACCAGGAATTGGCGCATCATGCGCCGGATGGCGTCGATCTGGATGCCATGTTTGCTCATGGGCATAGCGTGGACGTGGTGCCCGGCACGCCTTTGGCGGCGATTGCGGGCGAAGGGTCCTTTGCGGTCAATAGCGTGCATTTCCAGACCATTGGTGCCATGGGCAAGGGGCTGGTGGTCAATGCGCGTGCTCCCGATGGGGTGGTGGAGGCCGTGTCGTCGAGCGGGACGGCGGCGCCGATTCTGGCGGTGCAATGGCACCCGGAATGGCGGCCGGAGGGTAGGCCGCATGATCTGGCGTTTTGGCGGAATGTGGGGGACGTGGCTCGGGCGTATATGGGGCGGTGA
- a CDS encoding DUF3830 family protein has product MSDKKFYLKFVDANVKGIITLYWDHAPKTCEALWNALETPIQWKATHAMFSGPEIMMGLPETHRNFDPTALPPENQTIIPEVGELLWYYQPKNFFKIDPSEFWEIGMFYGVGGRTFGPTGWIPCTYFGKMTENLEAVAEQCRLIRIEGAKTVEIGRL; this is encoded by the coding sequence ATGTCCGACAAGAAATTCTATCTCAAATTCGTCGATGCCAATGTGAAGGGCATCATTACGCTTTATTGGGACCATGCCCCCAAGACCTGCGAAGCCCTGTGGAATGCGCTCGAAACGCCGATCCAGTGGAAGGCCACCCACGCCATGTTCTCGGGCCCCGAGATCATGATGGGCCTGCCCGAAACGCATCGCAATTTCGACCCCACCGCCCTGCCGCCGGAAAACCAGACCATCATTCCCGAAGTGGGCGAGCTGCTCTGGTATTATCAGCCCAAGAACTTCTTCAAGATCGACCCGAGCGAGTTCTGGGAGATCGGCATGTTCTACGGCGTTGGTGGCCGCACATTCGGCCCCACGGGTTGGATTCCGTGCACCTATTTCGGCAAGATGACGGAAAATCTGGAAGCCGTTGCCGAGCAGTGCCGCCTGATCCGCATTGAAGGCGCCAAGACCGTTGAAATCGGCCGCCTCTAA
- a CDS encoding ABC transporter substrate-binding protein, with protein sequence MKATLGTAVLGLSALLGTTAFAQDNTLTINSFGGAYEEAHRACVITPFEAATGAKVNVVTAYSADAFAQLRAQKAAPQFDVIHFSGGQEIVAAAEGLLAPIDKASLSNAADLYDFAKADLANGQGPAYSIAAIGLVFNTEAVPAAPTKWTDLLNPEYGEHLVLTDISNGYGMLSFLMLNQVEGGDLSNIQPGLDAVGKLLDAGAVVVSTSPEIQQEFAQNDAWIAPYASDYAFTLRKAGLPSGFVQGEEGTPASYITANLVAGRPNNELALKFIDLEISAEAQKCFAEALRYSPTNAKTELSPEVAADVAYGEAGVAGLIRFDPATIEAHRTAWVEEWNKAIAR encoded by the coding sequence ATGAAAGCAACACTCGGTACGGCCGTTCTGGGCCTCTCGGCCCTGCTCGGCACCACTGCCTTCGCGCAGGACAATACGCTCACCATCAATTCCTTCGGCGGCGCGTATGAAGAGGCGCATCGCGCCTGTGTCATCACCCCGTTCGAGGCCGCCACCGGCGCCAAGGTCAATGTCGTCACCGCCTATTCGGCCGACGCCTTTGCCCAGCTGCGCGCCCAGAAGGCAGCGCCGCAATTCGACGTGATCCATTTTTCGGGCGGCCAGGAAATCGTTGCTGCAGCTGAGGGGCTGCTGGCGCCGATCGACAAGGCGAGCCTGAGCAATGCCGCCGATCTCTACGATTTCGCCAAGGCGGACCTGGCCAATGGCCAGGGTCCGGCCTATTCCATCGCCGCGATTGGCCTCGTGTTCAACACCGAAGCGGTGCCGGCTGCGCCCACCAAATGGACCGATCTGCTCAACCCTGAATATGGCGAGCATCTGGTGCTCACCGACATTTCCAACGGCTATGGCATGCTGAGCTTTCTGATGCTCAACCAGGTCGAAGGCGGGGATCTGAGCAATATCCAGCCGGGGCTCGATGCCGTCGGCAAGCTGCTCGATGCCGGTGCGGTGGTCGTCTCGACGTCGCCCGAAATCCAGCAGGAATTCGCCCAGAACGACGCCTGGATCGCGCCTTATGCGTCCGACTATGCGTTCACTTTGCGCAAGGCGGGCCTGCCCTCCGGGTTCGTGCAGGGCGAAGAAGGCACCCCTGCGAGCTATATCACGGCAAATCTGGTGGCCGGCCGGCCGAACAATGAACTGGCGCTGAAGTTCATCGATCTCGAAATCTCGGCCGAGGCCCAAAAGTGCTTTGCCGAAGCGCTGCGCTATTCGCCCACCAATGCCAAGACCGAACTGAGCCCCGAAGTCGCCGCTGACGTGGCCTATGGCGAGGCGGGCGTGGCCGGGTTGATCCGGTTTGATCCGGCAACCATCGAAGCCCATCGCACAGCTTGGGTGGAAGAGTGGAACAAGGCGATCGCCCGCTAG
- a CDS encoding ABC transporter permease, with amino-acid sequence MNDRTENLLLALPGLLLLVLAFFLPIGQMLVLSVTGPEGPLAPFARFLSDPYYLGILWRTVRLSFLITLICAAIGFPLAYIMTKVGPRLRLWLVVMVILPLMTSVVVRTFGWMVLLSRSGLIPEMLRDMGLVGRNFALMQTETAIVIGMVQVLLPFMALSILGVLTRIDGRLEEAARTMGCSFLQTIRMVVLPLALPGIVAGSLLCFTLSASSFVTPNLLGGTRIQVLAASIYKSVTTTPDWPFAAAQAVILFAGIALVLVPYIKMTGAKHG; translated from the coding sequence ATGAATGACCGCACAGAAAACCTGCTGCTGGCCCTGCCGGGACTTCTGCTGCTGGTGCTCGCCTTCTTTCTGCCAATCGGGCAGATGCTGGTGCTTTCGGTGACGGGGCCGGAAGGTCCGCTGGCACCGTTTGCGCGGTTTTTGAGCGATCCCTATTATCTGGGCATTCTGTGGCGCACGGTGCGCCTGTCCTTCCTCATTACGCTGATCTGCGCCGCGATCGGGTTTCCGCTGGCCTATATCATGACCAAGGTGGGGCCGAGGCTGCGGCTATGGTTGGTCGTCATGGTCATCCTGCCGCTGATGACCAGCGTGGTGGTGCGCACCTTTGGCTGGATGGTGCTGCTGAGCCGTAGCGGGCTGATCCCCGAAATGCTGCGCGATATGGGCCTGGTGGGCCGCAATTTCGCTCTGATGCAGACCGAGACCGCCATTGTCATCGGCATGGTGCAGGTGTTGCTGCCCTTTATGGCGCTGTCGATTCTCGGGGTATTGACCCGGATCGATGGGCGGCTGGAAGAGGCCGCGCGCACCATGGGCTGCTCGTTCCTCCAGACTATTCGCATGGTGGTTTTGCCGCTGGCTTTGCCGGGGATCGTGGCGGGATCGCTGCTGTGTTTTACGCTCTCGGCCAGTTCCTTCGTCACGCCGAACCTGCTGGGTGGCACGCGCATTCAGGTGCTGGCGGCCTCGATCTATAAATCGGTGACGACGACGCCCGACTGGCCCTTTGCGGCGGCGCAGGCGGTGATCCTGTTTGCCGGGATCGCATTGGTGCTGGTGCCCTATATCAAGATGACGGGGGCCAAGCATGGTTAA
- a CDS encoding ABC transporter permease: MVKSVPTWLRVLSVVFVVLTALILLAPLIVVVAVSVSESQFIAFPPNGLSLRWYQQVLSSNAYLGAGWISIQIAVMVTVLATLIGGAAAIAIHRRQLPFSDVLGTVFLSPLVLPTIIYAIGMLMFWSSAFGPVSPVTLALSHTIIALPYVVRTTLAVLAESNPYLEEAARTMGANRLQRLWFVVVPQCIPGLAAGAFFAFNISFDEAVLSLFLRGPTLTTLPVQIYGQIEFSPDPSVAAVSTIMIALTVVLIFVIDRMLGLTKFASA; encoded by the coding sequence ATGGTTAAGTCGGTTCCCACCTGGCTGCGCGTCCTGAGCGTGGTTTTCGTCGTGCTGACCGCGTTGATCCTGCTGGCGCCGCTGATCGTGGTGGTGGCCGTTTCGGTATCGGAAAGCCAGTTCATCGCCTTTCCGCCCAATGGGCTGAGCCTGCGCTGGTATCAACAGGTGCTGTCGTCCAACGCCTATCTTGGCGCGGGGTGGATCAGTATCCAGATCGCTGTGATGGTCACGGTGCTGGCGACGCTGATCGGGGGCGCGGCGGCCATTGCCATCCATCGCCGGCAATTGCCGTTTTCCGATGTGCTCGGCACGGTGTTCCTGTCGCCGCTGGTATTGCCCACCATCATCTATGCCATCGGCATGCTGATGTTCTGGAGCTCGGCCTTTGGGCCGGTGTCGCCGGTGACGCTGGCGCTCAGCCACACCATCATTGCCCTGCCCTATGTGGTGCGCACGACGCTGGCGGTGCTGGCCGAGTCCAATCCGTATCTGGAGGAAGCGGCGCGGACCATGGGCGCCAACCGGCTGCAGCGGCTGTGGTTCGTCGTCGTGCCGCAATGCATTCCGGGGCTGGCGGCGGGGGCGTTTTTTGCCTTCAATATCTCGTTTGACGAGGCGGTGCTGTCGCTGTTCCTGCGCGGGCCGACGCTGACCACCCTGCCCGTGCAGATTTACGGCCAGATCGAATTCTCCCCCGATCCATCGGTGGCGGCGGTGTCCACCATCATGATTGCCCTGACTGTGGTGTTGATCTTCGTGATCGACCGCATGCTGGGGCTGACCAAATTTGCGAGTGCCTGA
- a CDS encoding ABC transporter ATP-binding protein, whose translation MANVRLTSIQKSFAKTAVLHSISLDIASGEFISLLGASGCGKTTLLRIVAGLESVTAGAVEIDGRDVTGLPPEKRDIAMMFQSYALLPHLSVAENVRFPLRMRGIGNREEQAEQVKAALETVQLGHLAERKPRQLSGGQQQRVALARAIVSKPKVLLLDEPLSNLDARLREDMQVELIEIHQRLGLTTIFVTHDQEEALSLSDRIVLLNAGRIEQEGTPAQIYSQPATGFASNFIGSANLLPAEIVEGPDGPVARFGDGQELALAKSETARGTATVALRQEDLSLSAEGNGPKAKVRTRVFLGARNRYVMSLAGHPLRALTANDLDFTDGQEVSLAIDPARIRIIRD comes from the coding sequence ATGGCCAATGTGCGCCTGACCTCGATTCAGAAATCCTTCGCCAAGACCGCGGTGTTGCATTCCATCTCGCTCGATATCGCCTCGGGCGAGTTCATCAGCCTGCTCGGGGCTTCGGGGTGCGGCAAGACCACCCTGCTGCGCATCGTGGCGGGGCTGGAAAGCGTCACCGCGGGCGCGGTGGAAATCGATGGCCGCGATGTGACGGGGCTGCCGCCGGAAAAGCGGGACATTGCCATGATGTTCCAATCCTATGCGCTGCTGCCGCATTTGAGCGTGGCGGAGAATGTGCGCTTTCCGCTGCGCATGCGGGGCATTGGCAATCGCGAGGAGCAGGCCGAACAGGTCAAGGCGGCGCTCGAAACCGTGCAGTTGGGGCATCTGGCCGAGCGCAAGCCGCGGCAACTCTCGGGCGGGCAGCAGCAGCGCGTGGCGCTGGCGCGGGCCATCGTTTCCAAGCCCAAGGTTTTGTTGCTGGATGAGCCGCTGAGCAATCTCGATGCCCGCCTGCGCGAGGATATGCAGGTGGAACTGATCGAAATTCACCAGCGGCTGGGGCTGACCACGATTTTCGTGACGCATGACCAGGAGGAGGCGCTGAGCCTGTCCGATCGGATCGTGCTGCTCAATGCCGGGCGGATCGAGCAGGAAGGCACGCCGGCGCAGATTTATAGCCAACCGGCGACGGGGTTTGCGTCGAATTTCATTGGGTCGGCGAATCTTTTGCCCGCCGAGATCGTGGAAGGGCCGGATGGCCCGGTGGCGCGTTTTGGCGATGGGCAGGAACTGGCTTTGGCCAAAAGTGAGACGGCGCGGGGGACTGCGACGGTCGCTTTGCGGCAGGAGGATTTGAGCCTGTCGGCCGAGGGCAATGGCCCCAAGGCCAAGGTGCGTACGCGCGTGTTTCTGGGGGCGCGCAATCGCTATGTGATGAGCCTGGCCGGTCATCCGCTGCGGGCGCTGACCGCCAATGATCTTGATTTTACCGATGGGCAGGAGGTGAGCCTCGCCATCGATCCCGCACGCATCCGCATCATCCGCGACTAA
- a CDS encoding aminobutyraldehyde dehydrogenase — protein sequence MTYETRLFINGAYMAGNGPALPSHEPATGKLLAEVASADTGQVDLAVTTAHAAFAKWGKATPKERSRALLRIADAIEARADALADVESVNAGKPWRYVKAGELANVADVFRYFGTAARNVPGTPANGFRSSRHTSILRRDPLGVIASIAPWNYPLLMAAWKIAPAVAAGNTVVIKPSENTPLSLLFLASILAEFLPEGVVNVVTGDGPNVGQTLITHPLVRMISLTGDVRTGRAVLKAAAGDSIKRTHLELGGKAPVIVCADADVDNLVETLREASFYNAGQDCTAACRIFVDQSIAQEVTDKLSAMIGSLVYGAPERDDVEFGPLITAAQRERVAGFVDRARQAGGDIVAGGKTPEGAGYYYEPTLVAAPITTEIVQKEVFGPVLTITAFDNPETALGWANASEYGLASSVWSRDSTLAMNLTNRLEYGVTWVNTHGVFATEMPHGGMKNSGYGSDLSMQSLIDYTQVRHIMVAS from the coding sequence ATGACTTATGAAACCCGCCTCTTCATCAATGGCGCCTATATGGCCGGCAATGGGCCGGCTTTGCCGAGCCACGAGCCGGCGACGGGCAAGCTGCTCGCCGAGGTCGCCTCGGCCGATACGGGCCAGGTTGATCTGGCTGTCACCACCGCCCATGCGGCTTTTGCCAAATGGGGCAAGGCTACGCCCAAGGAGCGCAGCCGGGCGCTGTTGCGCATTGCCGACGCCATTGAGGCGCGGGCTGACGCCTTGGCCGACGTGGAATCGGTCAATGCCGGCAAGCCCTGGCGCTATGTGAAGGCGGGGGAATTGGCCAATGTGGCCGATGTGTTCCGCTATTTCGGCACGGCGGCGCGCAATGTGCCGGGCACACCGGCCAATGGTTTTCGGTCGAGCCGCCATACGTCGATCCTGCGGCGCGATCCGCTGGGCGTGATCGCTTCGATTGCGCCGTGGAACTATCCGTTGCTGATGGCGGCCTGGAAGATCGCGCCGGCTGTGGCGGCGGGCAATACGGTCGTCATCAAGCCATCGGAGAATACGCCGCTGAGCCTGTTGTTCCTGGCCTCGATCCTGGCGGAATTCCTGCCCGAGGGGGTGGTCAATGTGGTGACCGGCGATGGCCCCAATGTGGGGCAGACGCTGATCACCCATCCCCTGGTGCGGATGATTTCGCTGACGGGCGATGTGCGCACGGGCCGCGCTGTGCTCAAGGCGGCGGCGGGCGACAGCATCAAGCGGACGCATCTGGAATTGGGCGGCAAGGCGCCGGTGATCGTTTGTGCCGATGCCGATGTGGACAACCTGGTCGAGACGCTGCGCGAAGCCAGTTTCTACAATGCCGGGCAGGATTGCACGGCCGCTTGCCGGATTTTCGTGGACCAGAGCATTGCCCAGGAGGTGACCGACAAGCTTTCGGCCATGATCGGGAGCCTGGTCTATGGCGCGCCCGAGCGTGACGATGTCGAGTTTGGTCCGCTGATCACGGCCGCCCAGCGCGAGCGGGTGGCCGGGTTTGTTGACCGGGCGCGGCAGGCTGGCGGCGATATCGTGGCTGGGGGCAAGACGCCTGAGGGCGCGGGCTATTATTATGAGCCGACGCTGGTTGCGGCGCCCATCACGACCGAGATCGTGCAGAAGGAAGTGTTTGGTCCGGTGCTGACCATTACCGCTTTCGACAATCCCGAGACGGCTTTGGGCTGGGCCAATGCGTCCGAATACGGGCTGGCCTCGTCGGTCTGGTCGCGGGACAGCACGCTAGCGATGAACCTGACCAATCGGCTGGAATATGGCGTGACCTGGGTCAATACCCATGGCGTGTTTGCCACCGAGATGCCGCATGGCGGGATGAAAAATTCGGGCTATGGCTCGGACCTCTCCATGCAGTCGCTGATCGATTATACGCAGGTGCGGCACATTATGGTGGCGTCGTAG
- a CDS encoding LysR family transcriptional regulator, which produces MRILDMTTFVALARHRHFGRAAQELHTTQPAISIRLAAMEQEFGCKLMHRTGRDFSLTPGGERVLETFRTILASYDNLKHELADENTHAAKVVRIGAIDSVSSTWMTPFVEELHDAFPTLKIELTVEGTKSLVEGMNKGEFDVIFAVDPAIGDNFRSFTSCVLQMTWAGSPKIIDPDRTYSVDDLADMPIITFPKDTPPYRMIAPYFQDEQVLAGKLTSSNSLYSIINLLIDGFGVGAIPTVTIKRELKMGLLHPIRVTKRFPPCRLSAPIRRRPRPI; this is translated from the coding sequence ATGCGCATCCTCGACATGACGACCTTTGTCGCCTTGGCGCGGCACCGCCATTTTGGCCGTGCTGCCCAGGAATTGCATACGACCCAACCCGCCATTTCCATCCGCCTGGCCGCGATGGAGCAGGAATTCGGCTGCAAGCTGATGCATCGTACCGGCCGCGATTTCTCGCTGACACCGGGCGGCGAGCGGGTGCTGGAGACATTCCGGACGATCCTGGCCTCCTATGACAATCTCAAGCATGAGCTGGCCGACGAGAACACCCACGCCGCCAAGGTGGTGCGGATCGGGGCTATCGACTCGGTGTCATCGACCTGGATGACGCCGTTTGTGGAAGAGCTGCATGATGCTTTCCCCACGCTCAAGATCGAGCTGACGGTGGAGGGCACCAAGAGCCTCGTCGAGGGGATGAACAAGGGCGAGTTCGATGTGATCTTTGCCGTCGATCCGGCTATCGGCGACAATTTCCGCAGCTTTACGTCCTGCGTGCTGCAGATGACCTGGGCCGGCTCGCCCAAGATCATCGATCCGGACCGGACCTATAGCGTGGACGATCTGGCTGACATGCCGATTATCACCTTTCCCAAGGACACCCCGCCCTATCGGATGATCGCGCCCTATTTCCAGGACGAGCAGGTGCTGGCGGGCAAATTGACCAGTTCCAATTCGCTCTATTCGATCATCAACCTCTTGATCGACGGGTTCGGCGTGGGTGCCATTCCCACGGTGACGATCAAGCGGGAGCTGAAGATGGGGCTGTTGCATCCCATTCGGGTGACCAAGCGCTTCCCCCCATGCCGATTATCGGCACCTATCAGGCGACGACCGAGACCGATCTGA
- a CDS encoding SURF1 family protein, producing the protein MTDQAERRPRSPRALTIIGTIALLGALGFAALGVWQLERLAWKTALIAAVDERVHADPIDAGDPAFWSSFNPDADEYRHASVTGHFDNTRETLVQAVTAYGGGFWVLTPLVTQNGTVLVNRGFVPPDRRDPATRDAPQGDVTITGLLRVSEPGGAFLRNNDPASDRWFSRDVTAIATAKNLSPIAPFFLDAERDSDAYPIGGLTVLTFSNNHLIYALTWFALSAMLIAAFGYVLWDRRGRA; encoded by the coding sequence ATGACCGACCAGGCAGAGCGCCGCCCCCGCTCACCCCGGGCGCTCACGATCATCGGCACCATCGCCCTGCTGGGCGCCCTCGGCTTCGCCGCCCTGGGCGTCTGGCAGCTCGAGCGGCTGGCCTGGAAAACCGCCCTGATCGCCGCCGTCGACGAAAGGGTCCACGCCGACCCCATCGACGCCGGGGACCCGGCCTTCTGGAGCAGCTTTAATCCCGACGCCGACGAATACCGCCACGCCAGCGTCACCGGCCATTTCGACAACACAAGAGAAACCCTGGTCCAGGCCGTCACCGCCTATGGCGGCGGCTTCTGGGTCCTGACCCCATTGGTCACCCAAAACGGCACCGTCCTGGTCAACCGCGGCTTCGTCCCGCCCGACCGCCGCGACCCCGCCACCCGTGACGCTCCCCAAGGCGATGTAACCATCACCGGTCTCCTGCGCGTCAGCGAACCCGGTGGCGCTTTCCTGCGCAACAACGACCCGGCATCCGACCGCTGGTTCTCCCGCGACGTCACAGCCATCGCCACCGCAAAAAATCTATCCCCAATCGCCCCCTTCTTCCTCGACGCCGAACGCGACAGCGACGCCTATCCCATCGGCGGCCTCACCGTGCTCACCTTCTCCAACAATCACCTGATCTACGCCCTGACCTGGTTCGCCCTCTCAGCCATGCTGATCGCCGCGTTTGGCTATGTGCTATGGGACCGGCGGGGCAGGGCTTAG
- the cyoD gene encoding cytochrome o ubiquinol oxidase subunit IV, with the protein MSTNDHVTPAQAAHAHPNPSVTGDGHSHGTRKTYLTGFALSVILTAIPFWLVMGNVIADSMITTLVIMAFGVAQILVHMIYFLHMNTRSEGGWTMMAAIFTIIVVVIALSGSLWVMYHLNTNMMPGHTMDPVNLM; encoded by the coding sequence ATGAGCACGAACGATCACGTCACCCCGGCCCAGGCCGCCCACGCCCATCCCAATCCGAGCGTCACCGGCGATGGCCACAGCCATGGCACCCGCAAGACCTATCTCACCGGCTTTGCCCTCTCGGTTATCCTCACCGCCATTCCGTTCTGGCTGGTCATGGGCAATGTCATCGCTGACTCCATGATCACCACCCTGGTCATCATGGCCTTCGGCGTGGCGCAGATCCTGGTGCACATGATCTATTTCCTGCACATGAACACCCGCTCGGAAGGCGGCTGGACCATGATGGCGGCAATCTTCACCATCATCGTCGTGGTCATCGCCCTCTCGGGCTCGCTCTGGGTCATGTACCACCTCAACACCAATATGATGCCCGGCCACACCATGGACCCGGTCAACCTGATGTAG